Below is a genomic region from Thermococcus alcaliphilus.
GGTGGCGAGAGCGAAGATGCAAGGGCAATTAAAAACGCCGGATGGATCAAGGTGGAGAAGATATCCGACGAGAGGTTAAAACGCACTCTCATGCTTGAACTAGATGAAGGTGAGAGCGAGACGATAGTTTTGGCACTTGAAAAGAACGCCGAGCTTATTTTGATCGACGACTACGATGGTCGAGAAGTAGCGAGGGTTCTGGGACTTAGAGTTGTGGGAACCATCGGTATTCTCCTCAGAGCGAAGTTCCAAGGAAGAATAGAAAGTCTCAAGGAGGAGCTTGAAAAGCTGAAAGCCACGGGCTTCTGGCTGAGC
It encodes:
- a CDS encoding DUF3368 domain-containing protein — translated: MVSDSTPLIHLAKIGRLELLREFFGEIIIPEAVYRECVLEGGESEDARAIKNAGWIKVEKISDERLKRTLMLELDEGESETIVLALEKNAELILIDDYDGREVARVLGLRVVGTIGILLRAKFQGRIESLKEELEKLKATGFWLSEELYEKVLREAGEI